The following is a genomic window from Candidatus Methylomirabilis sp..
GGGTCCGGTGGTGGATGAGAAGGCGCTGGTGAAGGCGATGAAGGGGGGATGGATCGCGGGGGCCGGCCTGGACGTCTTCGAACGCGAGCCGGCTGTGGAGCGCGGCCTCCTCCGCCTGCCGAACGTGGTCTTGACCCCCCACATCGGGAGCGCCACCGCCGAGACCCGGACCCGGATGGCCCTGATGGCGGCGGAGAACTGCGCCGCGGTCCTCCGCGGGGAGCGGCCGATGACTCCCGTGAATCCCGATCTGACCCCGCGGCCCGTGGCCCCCGGCAAATCCCTTGACAAGCCCGGGGGGCGTCCGTAGAGTGTGGCCGCTCTCCTCGATCAAATCCCCCGCAGGAGTCCGAAAAGGAGGGGTCCCGTGAGACCGAAGGTCCTCGTGACGCGGAAGATCTTCGACGAATCCCTCGCGATCGTTGCGAAGCACTGCGACGTGGAGAGCAACCAGCGGGACATCCCCTTCACCCCCAAGCAGCTCCTGCAGAAGCTCAAGGGCAAGGACGGCCTCATCTGCCTGCTGACCGACGTCATCTCCGACGAGGTCCTCGCCAAGAACCCGCAACTGAAGATCGTCTCGAACGTGGCTGTCGGCTACAACAACATTGACGTGAAGGCAGCGACCAGGCGGCGCGTGATGGTCACCAACACCCCGGGCGTCCTGGACGACACGACGGCGGACTTCACCTGGTGCCTCATCCTGGCCACGGCCCGGGGCCTCATCGAAGCCGATCGGACCTTCCGCTCTGGGAAATGGAAGGGCTGGGGGGTGATGCAGTTCCTGGGGCGCGATGTCCACCGCAAGACCCTGGGGATCTGCGGGCTGGGGCGGATCGGCAAGGGCGTGGCGCGGCGAGCCCGGGGGTTCGACATGCGGGTCCTGTACACCGACGTCGTGCGCGCCCCCGAGGCGGTCGAGCGCGAGCTGGGGGTCACCTTCGTGGAGAAGAAGACCCTCCTGCAGGAATCGGACATCGTGACCCTGCATGTCCCCCTCTTCGCGGAGACCACCCACTACATCGGCGCCCCGGAGCTCAAGCTCATGAAGAAGAGCGCGATCCTCATCAATGCCTCGCGCGGGCCCGTGGTGGACGAGAAGGCGCTCGTGCAGGCGCTGAAGGAGGGCTGGATCGCGGGAGCCGGCCTGGACGTGTACGAGAAGGAGCCCAAGCCGGCCCCGGGCCTGACCAGGCTCCCGAACACGGTCCTGGCCCCCCACATCGCCAGCGCCTCCATCGAGACCCGCCGGAAGATGTCCGACATGGCCGCCACGAACTGCGTGGCCGGGCTCACGGGCCAGCGCCCGCCGAACCTGGTGAACGCCGAGGTTTGGGGGCAGCGGTAGCGGCTGGAGGGAGTCATGGCACAGCGGATCGGCTTCATCGGCCTCGGCATCATGGGCAAGCCGATGGCCAAGAACCTCCTGAAGGCCGGCTACGCCCTCACCGTCCACAGCCGCAGCCGCGGCCCGGTGGAGGAGGTAGTCAGGGCCGGCGCGAAGGCCGCCTCTTCCCCGCGCGAGGTGGCGGCGGCCACCGAGGTGGTCATCACCATGCTCCCCAACTCTCCCGACGTGGAGCAGGTGGTCCTGGGTGAGAACGGGGTGCTCGCCGGGGCGAACCCCGGCACGATCCTCGCCGACATGAGCACCATCTCCCCCATCGTCTCCCAGCGCCTCGCCAAGGAGGCGGCGAAGCGGGGAGTTCAGATGTTGGATGCTCCGGTGAGCGGGGGCGAGAAGGGGGCCATCGAGGGGACCCTCTCCATCATGGTGGGAGGGGAGAAGGCGACCCTGGAGAAGGTGACGCCCATCTTCAAGGCGATGGGGCGGACCATCACCCACCTCGGGCCGGTCGGGGCCGGCGGGTTCGTGAAGTGCGCGAATCAAATCATCGTGGCGCTGAACCTGACGGCGATCGGGGAGGCGCTGGTGCTCGGAGCAAAGGCCGGGGTGGATCCCGAACTCATGATCCAGGCCCTGATGGGCGGCATGGCCGCGAGCCGATGCCTGGAGATGAAGGGCCCCAACATCCTCAAGGGCAACTTCCAGCCCGGCTTCAAGATTGATCTCCACTTCAAGGATCTGGGCCTCATCATGGAGACCGGCCGCGCCCTCGGCGTGCCGTTGCCCGTCACGGCCCTCGTCCAGGAGATGTTCAACGCGCTGCGCGTGAAGGGCCGCGGCTCCCTCGACCACTCCGCCGTCATCACGCTCCTCGAGGACCTCGCCGGCGTGCAGGCCCGCAAAAGCTAGAGGAGATCAGAGGCGAATGGTCCTCCAGTCGAGGCGGGAGAGGCGCCAGCCCATGAGGAGGGCGCGGACGGCCCAGTCCAGGACCATGGTGAGCCAGACGAGCAGGATCCCGTAGCCGGCCCAGACCCCGAGAACGACCGCCAGCGGAATCCGGACAACCCACCCGCCCACGATCGCAGCCCACAGAACGGTCCGTGTCTCCCCCGCTCCCCGCAAGCTCCCGGCAAGCGCCAACGCGAGGGCCAGAGGCACCTGGAGGAGCCCCATGATCCGAAGGAGGGGCTCGCCCCAGGCCAGGACCTCCGGATCCGGGATGAAGAGGCGCACCCAGAGGCCCGGCGCCAGGAGGAAGGCGAGACCGAAAGCGGTCATGACCGCGAGGCACACGAGGAGGGCCTGCCCGGCCGTCCGGCGGGCCCCCTCCGGATCCCGCGCCCCGACCCGCTGCCCGACGAGGGCGGTGGCTGCCTGGGCGAAGGCCACGCCTGGCAGGAACGAAAGCGACTCGATATTCAGTCCAACCTGGTGGGCGGCGTAGACCGCCACGCCGAAGCCGATCACCACCCGCGCGAAGGCGAGCTGCATCCCGTTCGTCACCAGGCGCTCGCCGATCGCGGGCCATCCCACCCGAGCCATGCGCTGCATGGCCTCGCGTTCGGCCCACGGCCCCGGCAAGAGCAGGCCCCGGCGCCGCCCCA
Proteins encoded in this region:
- a CDS encoding D-glycerate dehydrogenase; amino-acid sequence: MRPKVLVTRKIFDESLAIVAKHCDVESNQRDIPFTPKQLLQKLKGKDGLICLLTDVISDEVLAKNPQLKIVSNVAVGYNNIDVKAATRRRVMVTNTPGVLDDTTADFTWCLILATARGLIEADRTFRSGKWKGWGVMQFLGRDVHRKTLGICGLGRIGKGVARRARGFDMRVLYTDVVRAPEAVERELGVTFVEKKTLLQESDIVTLHVPLFAETTHYIGAPELKLMKKSAILINASRGPVVDEKALVQALKEGWIAGAGLDVYEKEPKPAPGLTRLPNTVLAPHIASASIETRRKMSDMAATNCVAGLTGQRPPNLVNAEVWGQR
- a CDS encoding 2-hydroxy-3-oxopropionate reductase; amino-acid sequence: MAQRIGFIGLGIMGKPMAKNLLKAGYALTVHSRSRGPVEEVVRAGAKAASSPREVAAATEVVITMLPNSPDVEQVVLGENGVLAGANPGTILADMSTISPIVSQRLAKEAAKRGVQMLDAPVSGGEKGAIEGTLSIMVGGEKATLEKVTPIFKAMGRTITHLGPVGAGGFVKCANQIIVALNLTAIGEALVLGAKAGVDPELMIQALMGGMAASRCLEMKGPNILKGNFQPGFKIDLHFKDLGLIMETGRALGVPLPVTALVQEMFNALRVKGRGSLDHSAVITLLEDLAGVQARKS
- a CDS encoding MATE family efflux transporter — translated: FLVFLHLLSAIFQGAGDTRTPLKVVTAVNLLHVAVALPLIFGFLGAPALGVVGAAVGSGVSEAVGVVWLLVLGRRRGLLLPGPWAEREAMQRMARVGWPAIGERLVTNGMQLAFARVVIGFGVAVYAAHQVGLNIESLSFLPGVAFAQAATALVGQRVGARDPEGARRTAGQALLVCLAVMTAFGLAFLLAPGLWVRLFIPDPEVLAWGEPLLRIMGLLQVPLALALALAGSLRGAGETRTVLWAAIVGGWVVRIPLAVVLGVWAGYGILLVWLTMVLDWAVRALLMGWRLSRLDWRTIRL